A region from the Salifodinibacter halophilus genome encodes:
- a CDS encoding ABC transporter substrate-binding protein: MSNQLTMRLVHTMIGPLMALFLSAFALTSNAQVFRLGVPPWPGVQVKSEVAVEILQILGYQAKQDQLSVPIIFHSLTTDSLDIYLGGWVPQEKNKIEKYTQQGKIIKLTTNTTDALIGLAVPEYMAKRGVKSMADLKRYADKFDHKIYGIERGSGINKSIQSAIDQDRHDLGDWDLVQTGTGAMLAQVKRAISKKKPVVFFAWRPHWMNVSFNIHYLTVDEPSDIAHSSAAVYTLVSKELPQKAPNVTRFLKQMHVDSTVQSQWVHAYSRENDKLTAVSHNWIKNNMDVVSQWLDGVKTADGKPALPAVRAAFGT, from the coding sequence ATGAGCAACCAACTGACGATGCGTCTTGTGCACACGATGATTGGCCCACTTATGGCCTTATTTTTAAGCGCTTTTGCATTGACGTCGAATGCGCAAGTTTTCCGGCTTGGTGTGCCGCCGTGGCCCGGCGTTCAAGTTAAATCTGAAGTGGCCGTCGAAATCCTGCAAATCCTGGGTTACCAGGCCAAGCAAGATCAACTAAGTGTGCCGATCATCTTCCATAGTCTGACCACCGATAGTTTGGATATTTATCTGGGTGGCTGGGTGCCCCAGGAAAAAAACAAGATCGAGAAGTACACGCAACAAGGTAAGATCATCAAACTCACGACTAACACCACCGATGCGCTCATAGGCCTTGCGGTGCCAGAGTACATGGCCAAGCGAGGTGTGAAATCGATGGCGGATCTAAAACGCTATGCCGACAAATTCGACCATAAGATTTATGGCATCGAGCGTGGCAGCGGTATCAACAAGTCGATCCAGAGCGCCATCGACCAAGATCGCCACGATCTGGGCGATTGGGATCTGGTGCAGACCGGTACAGGCGCGATGCTTGCTCAAGTCAAACGCGCGATCAGCAAGAAAAAACCGGTTGTGTTTTTTGCGTGGCGGCCGCATTGGATGAATGTTTCTTTCAACATACATTATCTGACCGTTGATGAACCAAGCGATATCGCCCACTCGTCGGCGGCCGTCTATACACTCGTGTCCAAGGAGTTGCCGCAGAAAGCGCCGAATGTGACCCGTTTTCTAAAGCAAATGCACGTTGATTCGACCGTTCAAAGTCAGTGGGTCCACGCGTATAGCCGTGAAAACGACAAATTGACGGCTGTTTCGCACAATTGGATCAAGAATAATATGGACGTGGTTTCGCAATGGCTGGATGGCGTCAAAACTGCTGACGGCAAACCGGCACTGCCGGCCGTACGTGCTGCTTTCGGCACCTGA
- the hutH gene encoding histidine ammonia-lyase: MTTLTLSPGQMTLAQSRQVFEMPLQVALPDNADDAIQRGVDCVDQVLAEDRTAYGINTGFGLLAQTRIEKEQLEELQRSLVVSHATGIGEPIDDALVRLTMVLKVNSLARGFSGVRRAVIDALLALINAEVYPRIPAKGSCGASGDLAPLAHMSAVLLGQGQARYQGEWVDAERALEIAGLEPMALGPKEGLALLNGTQVSTAYALRGLFEAEDLYAAATVCGALSVEATLSSRAPFDARIHAIRGQQGQIDAAAAYRHLLGEHSPIGDSHIDCDQVQDPYSLRCQPQVMGACLTQIRHTASILAVEANAVSDNPLVFADDYNILSGGNFHAEPVAMAADNIALAIAEIGALTERRISLMMDTHMSQLPPFLVANGGVNSGFMIAQVTAAAAASENKAMAHPHSVDSLPTSANQEDHVSMAPAAGKRLWEMAANVRSTIAIEWLAACQGLDFRDGLHSTPILEQARGLLREHVDYYAEDRFFAPDIEAATALLDQRLLSRFMPDQLLPSQT; the protein is encoded by the coding sequence ATGACAACCCTGACACTTTCTCCCGGCCAGATGACTCTGGCGCAGTCCCGCCAGGTTTTCGAGATGCCGTTGCAGGTTGCTCTCCCGGACAACGCCGACGACGCCATTCAACGTGGCGTCGACTGTGTCGACCAAGTGCTTGCCGAAGATCGCACAGCCTATGGCATCAACACCGGCTTCGGTCTACTCGCTCAGACTCGTATCGAAAAAGAGCAACTCGAAGAACTGCAACGCTCGCTGGTGGTCTCGCACGCCACTGGTATCGGTGAGCCAATCGACGACGCCCTAGTCCGGCTGACCATGGTGCTCAAGGTCAATAGCCTTGCACGGGGCTTTTCCGGTGTCCGGCGGGCCGTGATCGATGCGCTTCTGGCCCTGATCAATGCTGAAGTCTACCCCCGTATTCCGGCGAAAGGTTCGTGTGGCGCATCCGGCGATCTAGCCCCACTGGCCCATATGAGCGCCGTACTACTCGGGCAAGGCCAAGCCCGTTATCAGGGAGAATGGGTCGACGCCGAGCGCGCGCTCGAAATCGCCGGCTTGGAACCGATGGCGCTAGGCCCCAAAGAAGGGCTGGCACTACTCAACGGCACCCAGGTGTCGACTGCCTACGCGCTGCGCGGTCTGTTCGAGGCCGAGGATCTGTATGCAGCAGCCACGGTCTGCGGCGCGCTCAGTGTCGAGGCGACCCTGAGCTCGCGGGCACCGTTCGATGCCCGGATTCATGCGATTCGCGGCCAACAGGGTCAAATCGATGCAGCCGCTGCTTATCGGCATCTACTCGGTGAGCACAGTCCAATCGGGGATTCGCATATCGATTGCGACCAGGTCCAGGATCCTTATTCGCTGCGCTGTCAGCCGCAAGTCATGGGGGCCTGCCTGACTCAAATCCGGCATACCGCCAGTATACTGGCTGTCGAAGCCAACGCCGTGTCCGATAACCCGCTGGTCTTTGCCGATGACTACAACATCTTGTCCGGCGGCAACTTCCACGCCGAACCAGTGGCGATGGCCGCCGATAATATCGCCCTGGCCATCGCCGAGATCGGTGCCCTTACCGAACGACGTATCTCACTGATGATGGACACCCATATGTCGCAGCTACCACCATTTCTGGTGGCAAACGGCGGGGTGAACTCCGGGTTTATGATCGCGCAGGTCACGGCCGCGGCCGCCGCCAGCGAGAACAAGGCAATGGCCCATCCGCACAGCGTGGACAGCCTGCCAACCTCGGCCAATCAGGAAGATCATGTCTCCATGGCCCCGGCCGCGGGCAAGCGCCTTTGGGAGATGGCCGCCAATGTACGCAGTACAATCGCCATTGAATGGCTAGCAGCCTGTCAGGGGTTGGATTTTCGAGATGGCCTGCACTCCACGCCAATATTGGAGCAGGCCCGTGGCTTGTTGCGCGAACACGTCGACTATTATGCCGAGGACCGTTTTTTCGCGCCTGATATCGAAGCAGCCACAGCGCTGCTCGATCAGCGCCTGCTTAGCCGTTTCATGCCCGACCAGTTACTGCCAAGCCAGACTTGA
- a CDS encoding 3-keto-5-aminohexanoate cleavage protein: MNSDVILTCAVTGAGDTPPKNANVPITPAAIAESCIASAKAGASIAHIHVRNTETGGISHKTDYFREIVDRVRDADTDVVLNFTAGGGGDLFPELIGDYENREIRAAAGSDLQTASERHAPIEALTPEICTLDCGSLNFGDMVYLNSGEWLREHAALVQKAGVKPELECFDLGHIWFARQLLAEGLIDNDPLFQLCLGIPWGAEADPTTLLTMRDRLPTHAHWAAFGVGRLQMPMVAQAMLADGHCRVGLEDNLYLSKGVKADNAGLVAKAVSIIEALGGAVMSPQTTRDHLGLKGATSESA; this comes from the coding sequence ATGAACTCGGACGTCATCTTGACCTGCGCCGTCACCGGCGCCGGTGACACACCACCTAAAAATGCGAACGTGCCAATTACACCGGCCGCGATCGCCGAATCCTGTATCGCCTCGGCTAAAGCCGGCGCCAGCATTGCACATATTCACGTGCGCAATACTGAGACCGGCGGTATCAGTCATAAGACCGACTACTTTCGGGAGATTGTGGACCGAGTACGTGATGCTGACACCGATGTGGTTCTCAACTTCACGGCCGGCGGTGGTGGCGATCTGTTTCCTGAATTGATCGGCGATTACGAAAATCGCGAGATTCGGGCCGCAGCCGGCAGTGATCTGCAGACGGCTTCGGAACGGCACGCCCCCATTGAAGCACTCACGCCGGAAATCTGCACATTGGATTGTGGCAGCCTCAACTTCGGCGACATGGTGTATTTGAATAGTGGCGAATGGCTGCGCGAGCATGCTGCGTTAGTCCAGAAAGCCGGCGTCAAACCCGAGCTGGAATGCTTCGATCTCGGTCACATTTGGTTTGCTCGCCAATTGCTTGCCGAAGGCCTGATTGATAATGACCCCCTTTTCCAGCTCTGCCTTGGCATTCCCTGGGGCGCCGAAGCGGACCCCACCACGCTGTTAACCATGCGCGACCGCCTCCCCACCCACGCGCATTGGGCGGCATTTGGTGTCGGCCGCTTACAAATGCCCATGGTCGCTCAAGCCATGCTTGCCGATGGCCACTGCCGCGTCGGCCTTGAGGACAATCTATATCTTTCCAAGGGCGTCAAAGCCGACAACGCTGGACTGGTCGCCAAAGCAGTCAGCATCATCGAAGCGCTCGGCGGTGCCGTGATGAGTCCACAAACCACTCGCGATCACCTCGGTCTCAAAGGCGCGACCTCGGAATCGGCATGA
- a CDS encoding amino acid ABC transporter permease, with protein MAQLIVNSLPYLLEGLGITVALAISMLALGLVIGPGLALMQVYGRYGAPLLATLFERFFRAVPAVVLLFLFYYGISSFYNIPSFPAAVLALGLRTASYQSQIFRGAIQSVPTGQMTAARSIGLSQPASICFVIMPQALRQAIGPWTNEALSELKDTSLAYTIGVVELMRHASYTISANYGHTLSIYVTAAAMYLIVSLLTTRALSILKRKLAIPGFEHT; from the coding sequence ATGGCGCAACTGATTGTCAACAGCTTGCCTTATTTGCTCGAAGGCCTGGGCATCACCGTCGCATTGGCCATCAGCATGCTGGCCCTTGGGCTTGTTATCGGCCCTGGGCTCGCTTTAATGCAAGTCTACGGGCGCTATGGCGCGCCGCTTCTGGCAACTCTATTTGAACGTTTCTTTCGAGCTGTTCCGGCGGTTGTCCTACTTTTTCTTTTTTATTACGGCATATCGAGTTTTTATAATATTCCGTCATTCCCGGCTGCCGTTTTAGCACTGGGATTACGTACTGCATCCTATCAATCACAGATATTTCGCGGTGCTATTCAATCGGTACCAACTGGGCAAATGACGGCAGCGCGTTCGATCGGGCTATCCCAACCTGCGTCTATTTGTTTCGTCATCATGCCCCAAGCGCTTCGCCAGGCAATCGGGCCCTGGACTAATGAAGCACTCTCCGAACTCAAAGATACATCGCTGGCATACACCATCGGCGTTGTTGAATTGATGCGCCATGCTTCCTACACCATATCTGCCAACTACGGTCATACCTTATCGATTTATGTCACAGCCGCGGCTATGTACCTGATCGTTAGCCTGTTAACGACCAGAGCCTTGAGCATCCTCAAGCGAAAACTGGCCATACCCGGTTTTGAACATACCTGA
- a CDS encoding amino acid ABC transporter permease, whose protein sequence is MLASFFQFAWQHLPALLKGTELTLFIWVIGVTGGFFFGWLLAIGRTYGNRPVRLLATAYIEIFRGTPMLAQMFIIYMGLPNIGIVLSPLWAATWAIGLNTSAYQAEYFRGGIGAVRSGQMSAARAIGLSRRQAILFIVLPQSFRIALPQWTNEVILELKYTSIAFTIGVSELMGQAKTIAATSFSYFQIFLVAAIMYVIIVSIVTSACGVLERRYALRQ, encoded by the coding sequence ATGCTGGCCTCGTTTTTCCAGTTTGCCTGGCAGCACTTACCCGCCCTGCTCAAGGGCACAGAATTAACCCTGTTCATCTGGGTTATCGGTGTTACGGGCGGCTTTTTCTTCGGTTGGCTCCTGGCGATCGGCCGTACCTATGGCAATCGCCCCGTTCGCCTGCTGGCGACGGCTTATATCGAAATATTCCGTGGCACGCCGATGCTGGCCCAGATGTTTATCATCTATATGGGGCTACCCAACATCGGCATTGTTCTAAGCCCGTTATGGGCAGCCACCTGGGCTATTGGTCTGAACACCTCGGCTTATCAGGCCGAATATTTTCGCGGTGGCATCGGCGCCGTGCGCAGCGGGCAGATGTCAGCGGCGCGCGCTATAGGCTTGAGCCGCAGACAGGCTATTTTATTCATCGTTTTGCCTCAGTCCTTTCGCATCGCGCTGCCACAGTGGACAAACGAAGTGATCCTGGAGCTCAAATACACATCAATCGCTTTTACTATCGGTGTATCCGAGCTTATGGGGCAAGCCAAAACGATTGCTGCGACGTCATTTTCCTATTTTCAGATTTTCCTGGTAGCAGCGATCATGTACGTCATTATTGTCAGCATTGTCACCTCCGCATGCGGTGTGCTCGAAAGGCGATATGCGCTGCGGCAATAA
- a CDS encoding L-carnitine dehydrogenase, with product MTEASHDKPLDTPARIGIIGTGVIGCGWAVRALAAGAEVVAFDTDTDMAAQRLSETIEIAWPSLTKRGLSTNADRNAWRVTDDLTEAVADADWVQESVPERTELKQRVLADIDRAAPPQTLIGSSTSGIKPTELARYCEHAPSRLFVAHPFNPVYLLPLVEIVGNEHTTPDIIAKAQALFRGLCMRPLVVRREIEGHIADRLMEALWREALHLVNDGIATTEEIDAAVVYGAGLRWSLMGTFLTFHLAGGEAGMRHMLEQFGPALKLPWTKLEAPELTDGLVDRVVEGCEHQAAGRSVAQLEERRDAFLTDLMALVEQYWPEAEGLPGRI from the coding sequence ATGACCGAGGCATCCCATGATAAGCCGCTGGATACGCCGGCACGCATAGGAATCATCGGCACTGGTGTGATCGGCTGCGGTTGGGCAGTGCGCGCACTGGCTGCAGGGGCCGAGGTTGTCGCTTTCGATACGGATACCGACATGGCCGCCCAGCGGTTATCCGAGACGATCGAAATTGCGTGGCCTTCGTTAACCAAGCGTGGCCTGTCTACCAACGCCGATCGTAACGCTTGGCGGGTCACCGATGATCTGACTGAGGCCGTGGCAGACGCTGATTGGGTACAGGAGAGCGTGCCCGAACGCACCGAACTTAAACAGCGCGTGCTGGCCGATATCGATCGTGCGGCGCCACCGCAAACGCTTATCGGTTCTTCGACTTCAGGCATCAAACCAACCGAGCTGGCGAGGTATTGCGAGCACGCCCCGTCGCGTCTGTTTGTCGCGCATCCCTTCAACCCAGTGTATCTGCTACCACTCGTGGAAATCGTGGGCAACGAACACACCACGCCGGATATCATCGCGAAAGCGCAGGCCCTTTTCCGTGGTCTTTGCATGCGGCCTTTGGTCGTACGTCGGGAGATTGAAGGCCATATCGCCGACCGACTTATGGAAGCGCTATGGCGTGAGGCGCTACATCTGGTTAATGACGGTATCGCCACGACCGAGGAAATCGATGCCGCCGTAGTTTATGGCGCAGGCCTTCGGTGGTCGCTGATGGGAACATTTTTAACATTCCATCTAGCCGGCGGCGAAGCCGGTATGCGACATATGCTCGAACAGTTCGGGCCAGCCTTGAAATTGCCCTGGACGAAGCTTGAGGCCCCCGAGTTGACTGACGGTTTGGTTGACCGTGTGGTCGAAGGCTGCGAGCACCAAGCCGCAGGACGATCCGTCGCCCAGTTGGAAGAACGCCGTGATGCGTTCTTGACCGATTTGATGGCGCTGGTCGAACAATACTGGCCAGAAGCCGAAGGCCTGCCCGGCCGCATCTGA
- a CDS encoding amino acid ABC transporter substrate-binding protein: MISKPQKLGLFYIACLIAMLPILASAKTVVVGIEPAYAPWAYVENGEYEGIAPDALRTMAKQQDFDVKFKSLPFESLIPALRAEKIDVVATALTVSKKRAQKIAFTVPWWQVNMDVLVRKGSDTNIVTALCCGARVGTQSGTTVRQWLQDSLKANGVDIDVHTYSAGTTGVRDLISGRLDSYISDETPAHGFQKHHSDKIRIAGTVKSHPPQVYALGVRKGDKKLLGLLNKAEVQLYESEKWAEIIHQYLPDASITKVPGSMPSDIPSYQKPIPGLAQ, encoded by the coding sequence ATGATCTCAAAACCCCAAAAACTAGGGCTTTTTTATATCGCCTGTTTGATCGCGATGTTGCCGATTCTGGCAAGCGCAAAAACTGTCGTGGTCGGCATCGAGCCAGCCTATGCGCCGTGGGCGTATGTCGAAAATGGTGAGTACGAAGGTATCGCACCCGATGCATTGCGCACCATGGCCAAGCAACAGGACTTTGACGTCAAATTTAAATCACTGCCATTTGAGTCTTTGATACCTGCTCTGCGGGCTGAAAAAATCGACGTTGTCGCAACAGCACTCACTGTTTCGAAAAAACGCGCTCAAAAAATCGCTTTCACCGTGCCCTGGTGGCAAGTGAATATGGATGTTCTGGTCAGAAAAGGATCAGATACCAATATTGTCACCGCGCTTTGTTGCGGTGCTCGTGTGGGCACACAATCGGGTACGACCGTACGCCAATGGTTGCAAGACAGTCTCAAGGCGAACGGGGTGGATATTGACGTCCATACCTACTCGGCGGGCACCACCGGCGTGCGGGATTTGATAAGCGGGCGCCTGGACAGTTACATCTCGGATGAGACACCCGCACATGGCTTCCAAAAACACCATTCCGACAAGATTCGCATTGCCGGGACGGTCAAGTCCCACCCACCCCAGGTTTATGCCCTGGGCGTACGCAAAGGCGACAAGAAGTTGTTGGGCTTGCTGAACAAGGCGGAAGTCCAGCTATATGAATCAGAAAAATGGGCAGAGATCATCCACCAATACCTGCCTGACGCGTCGATTACCAAGGTGCCGGGTTCAATGCCCAGCGATATCCCTTCATATCAAAAACCCATACCCGGGCTAGCCCAATAA
- a CDS encoding YjiH family protein, producing the protein MGEQDRLNTVGHAPFKALVGSLIGVCLFFIPFPTASGDTQIPLVSLIDGIKHMLGDGLQYTTVGVVMLLCVTWLASQFTAHTRLKEYHHKDGYITGGIFILAAIFATLLVLHIGPDWLLDKDVGGMALKLGSSVLLTVSVAGFLVVFLMAFGFPEFIGTLMEPSMRVLYRVPGRAAVDAVASFVASPAVGVFITNQFYKDGQYTQREAATIATSFSVVSIGFFALLCSIGGILEYLPHMIVTSFIIIFLTAIVTSRIPPLSRKRDIYIDNREDAANTTQEHASQHILVRACQAASRRAAATGLATFKKALWDAITFAQKIVAYVIAIATLSLVVATYTPVFNYLGAAFEYPLAVLQLPDAGAIAPTILISIAEIALPAIIISGTQADPMSIFFVCTLSTVQLIFFTESANAILEADIPLSVWELVLIFIIRTLIALPLVAIAAHLIF; encoded by the coding sequence ATGGGTGAACAAGACCGATTAAACACGGTGGGCCATGCGCCCTTCAAGGCATTGGTGGGCAGCCTGATCGGCGTGTGTCTGTTCTTCATCCCGTTCCCGACTGCCTCGGGGGATACCCAAATCCCATTGGTCAGCCTGATTGATGGGATCAAACATATGCTGGGCGACGGCCTGCAATACACCACGGTCGGCGTCGTCATGCTGTTATGCGTGACATGGCTCGCATCTCAGTTCACCGCCCATACCAGGCTCAAGGAATACCACCATAAGGACGGCTATATCACTGGCGGTATCTTCATCCTGGCCGCCATATTCGCGACGCTGCTTGTCCTCCACATCGGCCCCGATTGGCTGCTCGATAAAGATGTGGGCGGCATGGCGCTCAAACTCGGCAGCAGCGTCCTTCTAACAGTTTCCGTCGCCGGATTCCTGGTGGTTTTTTTAATGGCGTTCGGTTTCCCGGAGTTCATCGGCACGCTGATGGAACCCAGCATGCGCGTACTTTACCGAGTGCCCGGCCGCGCTGCCGTGGACGCCGTCGCCTCGTTCGTTGCTTCACCCGCAGTCGGCGTTTTCATCACCAACCAGTTCTACAAGGACGGCCAATACACACAACGGGAAGCGGCCACTATCGCCACCAGTTTTAGTGTTGTGAGCATCGGCTTCTTCGCGCTTTTATGTTCGATCGGCGGCATTCTTGAATATCTGCCGCATATGATCGTCACCTCGTTCATTATTATCTTTCTGACCGCCATCGTTACGAGTCGCATCCCACCGCTGTCCCGCAAGCGGGATATCTATATCGACAATCGGGAAGATGCTGCAAACACAACGCAAGAACACGCGTCACAACATATCCTGGTGCGCGCCTGCCAAGCGGCATCCAGGCGCGCCGCGGCCACTGGGCTCGCCACCTTCAAAAAAGCCTTATGGGATGCGATTACTTTCGCGCAAAAGATTGTGGCTTATGTCATTGCGATTGCCACGCTATCGCTGGTGGTGGCCACTTATACCCCGGTCTTCAATTATCTAGGCGCCGCTTTCGAGTATCCGCTAGCAGTATTACAGCTACCTGATGCCGGCGCCATTGCACCCACAATCCTCATATCCATCGCCGAAATCGCCTTGCCAGCAATTATCATTTCCGGCACACAGGCTGACCCGATGAGCATCTTCTTTGTATGCACGCTGTCGACGGTACAACTCATCTTTTTCACGGAGAGCGCCAATGCCATCCTCGAAGCCGATATCCCACTCTCGGTCTGGGAGTTGGTGCTGATCTTTATCATCCGAACCCTGATCGCTTTGCCGCTCGTTGCGATCGCCGCGCATCTGATTTTCTAA
- a CDS encoding GlxA family transcriptional regulator, with protein sequence MMAFVSATEPLRIANRIAGQALFRSYVISVDGVSATGSNGMRLLADYGVADHMTLPSLAVCSGFLPQETPPPAVTRWLMELDRAGCVLGGLDTGCIWLAAAGLMDDARVTLHWESLPSFRERFPAIDAVESLYEISARRFSCAGGAAAMSLTLEMIARSHGRTLAAAVSEQLIHDQARAADSGQRQSLAKRLSTHHPAVVKAAALMETNIEEPLTMPAIARQVGVSPRQMQRLFSDELGATPNAWYLQLRLARARQFIIDTALTLTEVMIACGFNSQATFSRAYRSAYGRTPSAERKNSKSH encoded by the coding sequence ATGATGGCGTTCGTTTCGGCCACCGAACCGTTACGGATTGCTAATCGTATAGCGGGTCAAGCGCTATTTCGTTCTTATGTGATCAGTGTTGATGGTGTCTCAGCCACCGGCTCGAATGGCATGCGCTTGCTCGCGGACTACGGTGTCGCGGATCACATGACACTGCCGAGTCTGGCCGTTTGTAGTGGTTTTTTACCGCAGGAAACGCCGCCGCCTGCAGTGACTCGTTGGCTTATGGAGTTGGATCGGGCCGGCTGCGTTCTCGGTGGGCTGGATACAGGTTGTATCTGGCTCGCGGCGGCCGGCCTAATGGATGACGCGCGAGTCACACTACATTGGGAAAGTTTGCCCAGTTTTCGTGAGCGTTTTCCGGCGATCGACGCTGTCGAATCACTCTACGAAATCAGTGCGCGACGGTTTTCCTGCGCCGGCGGTGCTGCGGCTATGAGTCTGACGCTGGAGATGATTGCGCGCAGCCATGGTCGAACGCTGGCGGCGGCGGTTTCGGAACAACTCATTCACGATCAGGCCCGGGCGGCTGACTCGGGGCAGCGTCAGTCTCTGGCTAAGCGTCTGAGCACGCACCATCCGGCGGTGGTCAAAGCTGCTGCCTTGATGGAAACCAATATCGAGGAGCCGTTGACCATGCCGGCCATTGCCAGGCAAGTGGGTGTCTCGCCTCGTCAGATGCAAAGGCTGTTCTCTGACGAGTTAGGAGCGACACCCAATGCTTGGTATCTGCAGCTACGTTTAGCGCGTGCTAGACAGTTTATTATCGACACCGCACTGACGTTGACCGAGGTGATGATTGCCTGTGGTTTTAATTCACAGGCGACGTTTTCGCGCGCCTATCGCTCGGCTTATGGGCGCACACCCAGCGCTGAGCGCAAGAATTCGAAATCCCATTAA
- a CDS encoding amino acid ABC transporter ATP-binding protein produces MPCLMRADNLTKTYDNEPVLADVSFTIGECEVKGIMGPSGAGKSTLIRCLNGMTPIDSGQIYLNETCLADKKTDLNQIRSRIGFVFQDFNLFTHLTIRHNVTLGLRKVKRIGREQADEIAIRELDRVGLKDKLDAYPAELSGGQQQRAAIARALAMNPDIMLFDEPTSALDPESVGEVLRVMRELVQSGMTMIIVSHEMAFIQAVADDVLFMVDGRVYEEGSTRQIFEEPSQPRTREFIQGLAAAGEIAAEEK; encoded by the coding sequence ATGCCATGTCTAATGCGAGCCGATAACTTAACCAAAACCTATGACAATGAGCCGGTACTGGCAGACGTCTCTTTCACCATAGGCGAATGCGAAGTCAAGGGCATCATGGGCCCATCGGGCGCGGGTAAAAGCACGTTGATTCGCTGTCTCAACGGGATGACGCCCATTGATAGCGGCCAGATTTATCTAAATGAGACGTGCCTGGCGGACAAAAAAACCGATCTGAACCAAATCCGGTCCCGAATTGGATTCGTTTTCCAGGATTTCAATCTATTTACACATTTAACGATCCGACATAACGTCACGCTCGGGCTTCGCAAAGTTAAGCGGATAGGCCGAGAGCAGGCGGACGAAATCGCCATACGCGAACTCGACCGCGTCGGCCTGAAAGACAAGCTGGATGCCTATCCGGCCGAGCTCTCCGGTGGCCAGCAACAGCGTGCTGCCATTGCGCGGGCACTGGCGATGAATCCAGATATCATGTTGTTCGACGAGCCCACCTCAGCTTTGGATCCGGAATCGGTTGGTGAAGTCCTGCGGGTGATGCGTGAGCTCGTGCAATCCGGGATGACGATGATCATCGTTTCCCACGAAATGGCCTTTATCCAAGCCGTTGCCGATGACGTGCTGTTCATGGTCGATGGTCGGGTGTACGAAGAAGGCAGCACCCGACAGATATTCGAGGAACCCAGCCAGCCACGAACCCGCGAGTTCATTCAGGGTCTTGCAGCTGCCGGGGAGATCGCGGCCGAGGAAAAGTAA